TTCTGGAACCAGCAGCTCGCGGGGGGCAAGTTTTTGCGCCCATTGCCACAGCTCGGCCTCGCGTTTGAATTCAACGCCCGACCACTGCCCGGTAGAAATATCGGCCCAGGCCAGCCCACCCGCACCGCCCGTGGCTGAAGAGCACAAGGCTGCCAGAAAGTTGTGGCTCTTGCTGGCAAGGTTGGCGTCTTCAAGCACCGTGCCGGGGGTGATCACGCGGGTAACGGCGCGTTTGACGAGCCCCTTGGCGGCCTTGGGGTCTTCTGTCTGGTCGCAGATGGCAACGTGGTAACCCTTGTCGATGAGCTGGGCCACGTAGCCCTCAACCGCATGCCACGGCACGCCGCACATGGGAATGGGGTTTTCCGTATCTTTGCTGCGGCTGGTAAGGGCAATCTGAAGCTCGCGCGCCGCCACCTTGGCGTCGTCGAGAAACAGTTCATAAAAGTCGCCCATGCGGTAAAAAAGCAGGGCATCGGGGTGCTCTGCCTTGATGCGCATGTACTGCTCAAACATGGGGGTCAACTTTACGGGAGCTTCAGACATATGGATTCGTGGGGGTGACGGTGAAGGCCGCGTGTGCGCGGCCACAAAAAAATGGTGGCGCTGCCCAGACATCAGCCGAACAGCGCCACAAAACGGATTGCGGAAAAACTAGTTCTTGTCCGGGTCGGGAACCAGAGTTTCTTCTGCAGCGGCAACAGGAGCGGCAGCAGGGGCCGAAGCTTCGGTCTTGCCGTTCTTGCTCAGAAACTGCGCGCGGGCGGTGTCTGCACCAAGCTTTTTCTTGGTTTTTTCCAGTTCGCGCTCAAGGCTGCTAATCTGCCATTTCTGCTTCATCAGGCGGGCAGTGAGGTTAACCTTGTCCCACACCAGAAAGCCCAGCGTCATCAGCGCGCCACAGGCAAAGGCCGCAATGACGAGAAAGTAGAAGGGCAGTGCGATGGAAGACATGGCGGGAATAAAGAACAGATTGAGCGTGAGCACCATGCTCTGGGAAAGGGCACCCTGGTTCTGGAAAAAGAACACGAGCGCCAGAAAAAACACGACCGCGAGCAATAATACCTTGATATACCGCATAGACATACTCCTCAGGCTAAATAAAGCTATCTCAAAAAAACTTCACGGGCTTTTTGAGAATGCCGCATCGCCCAAGAGGGCACAGCATCGCGCTCTCCAGCCGGTCTTTGTCGCCCCCAGCGAAAAAGACAATCCCCGCCATCGGGTCACACAGCACGTTATACGCTGCTACCTTCCTGCCCTGGCGTGGAAGCGACGCGGTTGCCGATAGCCGCGCCATTCGTGAAATACGGTTTCAGTGCCGCATAGGTGCGGCTCAAATGTTCGGGCATGGTACGCACTTCATCAAATACTGCCATAAATGATGAATCGCCGTTCCAGCGCGGAACCAGGTGAAAATGCAGGTGCTCGCGTATACCCGCGCCCGCTGCCTGCCCCTGGTTGAGGCCGATGTTGATGCCTTCACAGTTAAAGTGTTTCTTTAAGATTGTGGCGCAAAGTTGGAGAAGATCCATGATTTCATGGGTTTCCTCCTGCTTCAGGTCTGCCAGCATCATCACGTGTCGGTAAGGGCAAACCATGATGTGCCCGTTGTTATACGGGTACTTGTTCATGATTACAAAGGCCCTTTGCCCCCGGTACAGAACAAGCCTTTGCTCGTCCTCATCCGTATGGTCCGGCAGACAGAACACGCAGGAATCTGGCTTGGGACCAAGAATATACTCAATGCGCCATGGAGCCCAAAGTTGTTTCATAGTTGTTTTCTATACACCTCTTATAAACGCTGGGCAAGTGAAGAATTCCTATCAGCTTGTACTTCTTTATCAGAAGCTGAAATTGGGGCTTCAGATGCGGCAGCGGCGGATTTCAGCTCCTGCTGCACAAGGCTGTGGGCAAGTTCCAGCTGCTGTTCCTGGCTTGTGGCAAGACCATCCAGTTTGGCCGCAAGCACTGCCTCAAGTATGCGTCCAAAGGCAGGGCCGGGGTGCAGCCCCATGGCGCGCAGGTCTTCACCGCCCACATTGGCCTTTTCCCTGCGCCACAGCGTAATGTAGCGCGATATGTTTTTTTGCAGCGCGGCATCGCTTACGTCCGCCATCATGTAGAGCAGAAATTCGAGCGACAGGGGCCGTAACATGGCGCACAGTGCGCTTACCTTACCCTGACTGGCCTCGTGGTCCTTCTGCCACGATTCAATCTTGCCCCGCAGGTTGCGCATGTGTTCGCGCTGCCTGAAAACCTCTGCGCGCTGGGGTTCGGGCAGGCCCATGCGCTGGTAGTGGTCGGCGGTGTCGGCATAGCTCATGTTGTGGTTGAGGGCCAGAAAATAGACCAGCCACGGCTGTGGTGCCTGCTCAAAATAGAGCAGCCTGTACCACGTGAGGGTTTCCTGAAGCCGCAGCAGGAGATTCTT
The Desulfovibrio sp. DNA segment above includes these coding regions:
- a CDS encoding LapA family protein, whose protein sequence is MRYIKVLLLAVVFFLALVFFFQNQGALSQSMVLTLNLFFIPAMSSIALPFYFLVIAAFACGALMTLGFLVWDKVNLTARLMKQKWQISSLERELEKTKKKLGADTARAQFLSKNGKTEASAPAAAPVAAAEETLVPDPDKN
- a CDS encoding HIT domain-containing protein, whose product is MKQLWAPWRIEYILGPKPDSCVFCLPDHTDEDEQRLVLYRGQRAFVIMNKYPYNNGHIMVCPYRHVMMLADLKQEETHEIMDLLQLCATILKKHFNCEGINIGLNQGQAAGAGIREHLHFHLVPRWNGDSSFMAVFDEVRTMPEHLSRTYAALKPYFTNGAAIGNRVASTPGQEGSSV